GCGCTGACCAGCATTTCTAAACCTTCTCGCCCGTTGATCAAGCTCGGCGGCTGCAGGAAGAACTGCTCACCAATTTTTAACACCGGCTTCACCCAGAAACTGATACCGGCACCTTCTGCAACTTCGTGCGCTGCTTGAAGCAGGTGCGGCACTTGGTTTACGTAGTTGCTGAGAAGATTCAGTAGTGCCTCCTCAGGGTTGTCCGCCGGAAGATCGATAGCGGGATGCACACGGTCGAGATGGGCGTGGATGTAACGGGCCAGTCGTTCGGTCCGGGCTTCGTGTTCTTGAGCTGCCCTTATCAGCTCTAGTAGCGCAGCAATGTTCACAACAGCTCACCTGACAAGAACGACACCCGGCCCGTGACCGCAGTATCTTGCCTAAGAATGGATTCACATAAGTTTTTAACACTTATTCTCTGAAGGCATATGGTGTTAGGTCAATGTTTACACAAGTCCCGCATTTAGCGGTGTTCAGACAATAGCTGAACATGCGTCACAGATTTTTACCTTAAGTGGCGAGGCGAAAGACCCTGTCTATACTCCTTATCGAAAGGCAGTACCTGAATACTCCGAATCAGCGTCGGCGCTGGTGTTCATCGCACATTACGTTGCCTGTGCGGAAGCGATGAGCTGGCAGATGGTTGGTTCGCGGGATAACAAGAACAATGTAGGGGAACCCGCAAATGATGCGACATCCACGTGTTTGGATGGGCTTCCTGTTGTTATTGGTATTCAGCCCGGCGCACGCCGGCTGGGGCGTCAATATGACGCCGGGTGCCACTGAGGTAAGCCGCTCCGTCTTCGATCTGCACATGACCATCTTCTGGATATGCGTCGTCATCGGCGTCATCGTATTTGGTGCGATGTTCTGGTCGATGCTTGTCCATCGCCGCTCTGTAGGGCAAGAGCCGGCCCACTTTCACGAGAGCACAACGGTCGAAATTCTCTGGACCGTGATCCCGCTGCTTATCTTGGTGCTGATGGCGATACCCGCTACCAAGACGCTGATAGACATCTACGACACCAGCGAGTCTGATTTGGATATCCAGATCACTGGTTACCAGTGGAAATGGCATTACAAATACCTAGGTGAGGATGTTGAGTTCTTCAGCAACCTGACGACGCCCAAAGATCAGATCACTAACAAGGTCGAGAAGGGCGAGCACTACTTATTAGAAGTCGATGAGCCATTGGTTGTGCCAGCAGGCGCCAAGGTTCGCTTCCTTATTACCGCTGCGGACGTAATTCATTCATGGTGGGTTCCGGCGCTGGCGGTGAAAAAAGATGCCATTCCAGGGTTCATTAATGAGTCTTGGACCCGTGTGGAAGAGCCCGGAATCTACCGTGGTCAGTGCACTGAATTGTGCGGCAAGGATCACGGATTTATGCCGGTCGTGGTGGAGGTGAAGTCTAAAGAGGACTACGCCACTTGGCTCGCGGAGCGTAAAGAGAAAGCCGCTGCGGAGAAGGAACTCACCAGCAAGGAGTGGACGCTGGAAGAGTTGATGGCCCGTGGCGAGAAGGCCTACAACACCACCTGCGCAGCCTGTCACCAGGCTAACGGTGAAGGTCTGCCGCCGATGTTCCCTGCACTCAAAGGTTCGACGATTGCAAAAGGCCCGGCTGCAGAGCACATCGAAATCGTCTTTAACGGCAAACAGGGCACGGCGATGGCTGCGTTTGGTAAGCAGCTTTCTGAAGTGGACCTGGCCGCGATCATCACCTACGAACGCAATGCCTGGGGCAATGCGGTGGGTGACATGGTCACGCCGAAAGAAATCCTCGCGTTCAAACAGGCTCAGGAGTAAGGACATGAGTGCAGTGATCGACTCTCATAAAGAGCATGGTCATGCAGGACATGACCACCATCATGGCCCGGCCAAAGGTTTGATGCGCTGGGTGCTGACCACTAACCATAAAGACATCGGCACCATGTACCTGTGGTTCAGCTTCGCTATGTTCCTCTTGGGCGGCAGCATGGCCATGGTGATTCGTGCCGAGCTGTTTCAGCCCGGCCTGCAAATCGTGCAGCCTGAGTTCTTCAACCAAATGACCACCATGCACGGCCTGATTATGGTCTTCGGTGCGGTGATGCCGGCGTTTGTCGGCCTGGCCAACTGGATGATCCCGCTGATGATCGGCGCGCCGGACATGGCTCTGCCGCGTATGAACAACTTCAGCTTCTGGCTGCTGCCTGCCGCGTTCGGCATGTTGGTCAGCACCTTGTTTATGGAGGGCGGCGGGCCGAACTTTGGCTGGACCTTCTATGCGCCGTTATCCACAACTTATGCGCCGGAGTCGGTGACCTTCTTTATCTTCGCGATTCACCTGATGGGGATCAGCTCGATCATGGGCGCGATCAACGTCATCGCCACCATCCTCAACCTGCGTGCACCCGGCATGACGATGATGAAGATGCCGCTGTTCGTCTGGACCTGGCTGATCACCGCCTTCCTGCTGATTGCCGTGATGCCGGTGCTGGCAGGCTGCGTGACCATGATGCTGATGGATATTCACTTCGGCACCAGCTTCTTCAGTGCCGCCGGTGGTGGTGACCCGGTGTTGTTCCAGCATGTGTTCTGGTTCTTCGGGCATCCTGAAGTGTACATCATGATCCTGCCCGCATTCGGTGCGGTTAGTGCGATCATCCCGG
The Pseudomonas mendocina DNA segment above includes these coding regions:
- the ctaD gene encoding cytochrome c oxidase subunit I; this encodes MSAVIDSHKEHGHAGHDHHHGPAKGLMRWVLTTNHKDIGTMYLWFSFAMFLLGGSMAMVIRAELFQPGLQIVQPEFFNQMTTMHGLIMVFGAVMPAFVGLANWMIPLMIGAPDMALPRMNNFSFWLLPAAFGMLVSTLFMEGGGPNFGWTFYAPLSTTYAPESVTFFIFAIHLMGISSIMGAINVIATILNLRAPGMTMMKMPLFVWTWLITAFLLIAVMPVLAGCVTMMLMDIHFGTSFFSAAGGGDPVLFQHVFWFFGHPEVYIMILPAFGAVSAIIPAFSRKPLFGYTSMVYATGAIAFLSFIVWAHHMFTVGIPLTGELFFMYATMMIAVPTGVKVFNWASTMWRGSMTFEAPMLFSVAFVMLFTIGGFSGLMLAIAPADFQYHDTYFVVAHFHYVLVPGAIFGIFASAYYWLPKWTGHMYDETLAKLHFWMSFIGMNLAFFPMHFVGLAGMPRRIPDYNLMFANFNMVSSIGAFMFGATQLLFLFIVIKCIRGGKPAPAKPWDGADGLEWTVPSPAPYHTFSTPPDVK
- the coxB gene encoding cytochrome c oxidase subunit II, with the protein product MMRHPRVWMGFLLLLVFSPAHAGWGVNMTPGATEVSRSVFDLHMTIFWICVVIGVIVFGAMFWSMLVHRRSVGQEPAHFHESTTVEILWTVIPLLILVLMAIPATKTLIDIYDTSESDLDIQITGYQWKWHYKYLGEDVEFFSNLTTPKDQITNKVEKGEHYLLEVDEPLVVPAGAKVRFLITAADVIHSWWVPALAVKKDAIPGFINESWTRVEEPGIYRGQCTELCGKDHGFMPVVVEVKSKEDYATWLAERKEKAAAEKELTSKEWTLEELMARGEKAYNTTCAACHQANGEGLPPMFPALKGSTIAKGPAAEHIEIVFNGKQGTAMAAFGKQLSEVDLAAIITYERNAWGNAVGDMVTPKEILAFKQAQE